Proteins from a single region of Companilactobacillus farciminis KCTC 3681 = DSM 20184:
- a CDS encoding SemiSWEET family transporter — MEQTKIITKKKDGLFYVSRLATIFSILMYVSYIPQIMDNLNGSQGNPIQPLCAALNSTLWVSYGLLKKKHDWPVVIANLPGIVLGLVTFFTSL; from the coding sequence ATGGAACAAACAAAAATAATTACAAAGAAAAAAGATGGACTTTTTTATGTCAGTAGATTAGCTACAATTTTTTCTATTCTGATGTATGTTTCTTATATACCACAAATTATGGATAATCTTAATGGATCACAAGGAAATCCTATTCAGCCCCTATGCGCAGCTCTCAATAGTACTTTATGGGTTTCTTATGGGCTTTTAAAAAAGAAACATGATTGGCCAGTAGTGATTGCTAATTTGCCAGGAATCGTTTTAGGATTGGTTACTTTCTTTACATCTTTATAA
- a CDS encoding glycoside hydrolase family 1 protein, translating to MISKTNFPKNFLWGGATAANQIEGGYDLDGRGMSIADTLPGGKNRFKIVESDDFDWSIDSRKYRYPNHLGIDFYHHYQSDIKLFSEMGFKTYRFSIAWSRIFPRGDEEYPNKAGLRFYSEVIDECLKYGIEPVITLSHYELPLFLAKEYGGWKNRKLIDFFEKYVQVIIKQFGKKVKYFLTFNEINSAGQHPVMGQGMIPKTGSLNKQNVFQAWHNQFVASSRAVKIAHDFNRNIQVGCMLLYATSYAYNSDPRNQLANLQNEQEFNYFCGDVQIRGEYPAYTNRLFKKYGVKNLEITDQDLSELKKYPVDFISISYYMSTAIEVTQNSHDTAAGNLIGGVRNPYLKSSEWDWQIDPTGLRIALDKLYDRYQKPIFVVENGLGAKDKLTKDNKVYDEYRIDYLRSHIQAISEAIADGVPVMGYTPWGCIDLVSASTGEMSKRYGFIYVDLNDDGTGSLQRFKKESFMWYQRVIKTNGADLSTDGLNY from the coding sequence ATGATAAGTAAAACTAATTTTCCAAAGAACTTTTTGTGGGGTGGTGCAACTGCTGCCAATCAAATTGAGGGTGGATATGACCTTGATGGTAGAGGGATGTCGATTGCCGATACTTTACCTGGAGGTAAAAACCGTTTCAAAATTGTAGAATCAGATGATTTCGATTGGAGTATTGACAGTAGGAAATACCGTTATCCTAATCATTTGGGCATTGATTTTTATCACCACTATCAATCAGATATTAAATTATTTTCGGAGATGGGATTTAAAACTTATCGTTTCTCCATTGCATGGAGTCGAATTTTTCCTCGAGGTGATGAGGAGTATCCTAATAAAGCTGGATTACGATTTTATTCTGAAGTTATTGACGAATGTCTAAAATATGGAATTGAACCAGTGATTACATTGTCACATTATGAGTTGCCTTTATTTTTGGCCAAGGAATATGGTGGATGGAAAAATCGTAAATTAATCGATTTTTTTGAAAAATACGTTCAAGTGATCATCAAACAATTTGGTAAGAAAGTTAAATATTTTTTGACTTTTAATGAAATTAACTCTGCCGGACAACATCCGGTGATGGGTCAAGGAATGATACCAAAAACTGGGAGCCTAAATAAGCAAAATGTGTTTCAAGCTTGGCACAATCAATTTGTTGCTAGTTCCAGAGCAGTTAAAATTGCACATGATTTTAATAGGAACATTCAAGTTGGTTGTATGTTGTTGTATGCCACTTCATATGCATATAATTCCGATCCAAGAAATCAACTAGCTAACTTGCAAAATGAACAAGAGTTTAATTATTTTTGTGGTGATGTTCAAATACGTGGTGAATATCCAGCTTATACAAATCGACTTTTTAAAAAATATGGTGTGAAAAACTTAGAAATTACTGATCAAGACTTGAGTGAATTGAAGAAGTACCCAGTTGATTTTATTTCAATAAGCTACTATATGTCGACTGCCATAGAAGTTACTCAGAATTCTCATGATACAGCTGCTGGTAACTTAATTGGGGGAGTTAGAAATCCATATTTGAAATCTAGTGAATGGGATTGGCAAATTGATCCCACTGGTCTGAGAATTGCCTTGGATAAGTTGTATGATCGCTACCAGAAACCAATTTTTGTAGTTGAAAATGGTTTGGGCGCTAAGGATAAATTGACAAAAGACAATAAAGTTTATGACGAATATCGCATTGATTATTTGCGTTCACACATTCAAGCCATATCAGAAGCTATTGCTGATGGAGTTCCAGTGATGGGATATACACCTTGGGGTTGCATTGATTTAGTCAGTGCTTCGACCGGTGAAATGTCCAAACGTTACGGTTTTATTTATGTAGATTTAAATGACGATGGAACAGGTAGTTTACAACGATTCAAGAAAGAGTCGTTTATGTGGTATCAGCGAGTTATCAAAACCAATGGGGCCGACTTATCTACAGATGGACTAAACTATTGA
- a CDS encoding ROK family protein: protein MKTYLAFDIGGTKLKYALINNQGQILKKYSENTISNSKSNFIKRLNEIIEQFESQISGIGVSVPGKVDAKTEQIHFGGSLPFLDGIQLSNVLNTSLPIHIENDAKAATLGEKWLGSLKDIDNGVMLVLGTAVGSGIVLNGQLLYGSNQQAGEVSFMSLGNLDREHFFGSKCSAVAMIEDISHHYHLKDVDDGKKVFELIIAKKDFAKLRFEEFCQNVALLIYNMQVILNVNCFVIGGGISRQAIVATGINQALIDLRATNLMVKRTLKKPDIINSRLFNEANLLGSISSFNVDDSIQSNLREISNDK from the coding sequence ATGAAAACCTACTTAGCCTTTGATATTGGCGGGACTAAACTAAAATATGCTTTGATCAACAATCAAGGACAAATATTAAAGAAATATTCAGAAAACACTATTAGTAATTCTAAGTCAAATTTTATTAAACGACTTAATGAAATCATTGAGCAGTTTGAATCTCAAATATCAGGTATTGGTGTCAGTGTACCCGGGAAAGTCGATGCTAAGACTGAACAAATTCATTTCGGTGGATCTTTACCTTTTCTTGATGGGATTCAGTTAAGTAATGTTTTAAATACATCATTACCGATTCATATAGAAAATGATGCCAAAGCAGCCACGTTAGGAGAAAAATGGCTAGGTTCATTAAAAGACATTGATAATGGAGTAATGTTGGTTTTAGGAACAGCAGTCGGTTCAGGAATAGTATTGAATGGACAACTTCTTTACGGTAGTAATCAACAAGCAGGCGAAGTCAGTTTTATGAGTTTAGGAAACCTTGATAGGGAACATTTCTTTGGAAGTAAGTGTTCAGCGGTAGCAATGATTGAAGATATTAGTCATCATTATCATCTAAAAGACGTTGATGATGGTAAAAAGGTCTTTGAATTGATTATCGCTAAAAAAGATTTTGCTAAATTACGTTTTGAAGAGTTTTGTCAGAATGTGGCTTTATTAATTTACAATATGCAAGTTATTTTGAATGTGAATTGCTTTGTAATCGGTGGTGGAATTTCTCGACAAGCTATTGTAGCCACGGGAATCAATCAAGCGTTAATTGATTTAAGAGCAACCAATTTGATGGTAAAGAGGACGCTTAAAAAACCGGATATTATTAATTCGCGTTTATTTAATGAAGCAAATTTATTGGGTTCCATTAGTAGTTTCAATGTGGATGATTCAATTCAATCAAATTTAAGGGAGATATCAAATGATAAGTAA